In a genomic window of Tissierella sp. Yu-01:
- a CDS encoding cysteine desulfurase family protein has product MIYLDNCATTKPRKEVVDAMADALANEYGNPSSLHRLGLKTEKRIKEAREIIANYLRIESKELYFTSGGTESNNIAIQSIAKKFSRKGKHIITTKFEHPSILNVFKYLEDEGFNVSFLDVDQNGYIDLDTLAKTIKEDTILVSIIHVNNEIGSLQDIKGIKEVINNSISKPILHVDGIQSFGKVEFSLKALDVDTYSFSGHKVYGPKGIGGLYINKRLKLNPIVFGGNQESGLRSGTENVPGIIGLGEAVKILTKNAKMEAQSAFELKRYMASRIINEIDDVKINTSVDNTSSPYILSITFRGTRGEVLLHYLEEKDIYVSTSSACSSKGTTKSHVLKAINLCDKDIEGTIRFCLSYEISKEDIDYTIEQLKYAVNDIRSIMRR; this is encoded by the coding sequence TTGATATATTTAGATAATTGTGCAACAACTAAACCTAGGAAGGAAGTAGTAGATGCTATGGCAGATGCTCTAGCAAATGAGTATGGTAATCCATCATCACTTCACCGACTAGGCTTAAAAACTGAAAAAAGGATCAAGGAAGCTAGAGAAATAATTGCAAATTATTTAAGAATAGAAAGCAAAGAATTGTATTTTACATCTGGTGGGACTGAAAGTAATAATATTGCAATACAGAGTATTGCAAAAAAGTTCTCAAGAAAAGGGAAACATATTATAACTACAAAATTTGAGCATCCGTCTATTTTAAATGTATTTAAATATTTAGAAGATGAGGGTTTCAATGTAAGTTTTTTAGATGTAGATCAGAATGGTTATATAGACCTTGATACTTTAGCAAAGACTATAAAAGAAGATACCATATTGGTTTCTATTATTCATGTAAATAACGAAATTGGTTCATTACAAGATATAAAAGGTATTAAGGAAGTAATCAATAATTCAATTTCAAAACCTATTTTACATGTAGATGGGATACAATCTTTTGGGAAAGTTGAATTTTCTTTAAAGGCTCTTGACGTGGATACATATTCTTTCAGTGGTCATAAGGTATATGGACCTAAAGGAATAGGTGGACTTTATATAAATAAAAGATTAAAATTGAATCCTATAGTCTTTGGTGGGAACCAAGAAAGTGGACTGAGATCAGGAACGGAAAATGTTCCAGGTATAATTGGTTTAGGCGAAGCTGTAAAAATTTTAACTAAAAATGCAAAGATGGAAGCTCAGAGTGCTTTTGAATTAAAAAGGTACATGGCAAGTAGGATAATAAATGAAATTGATGATGTAAAAATAAATACAAGCGTAGATAATACTTCTTCACCTTATATATTAAGTATAACATTTAGAGGCACGAGAGGTGAAGTATTACTTCATTATTTAGAGGAGAAGGATATATATGTTTCTACATCATCAGCTTGTTCCTCAAAAGGTACAACAAAGAGCCATGTGCTTAAAGCAATTAATTTATGTGATAAGGACATAGAAGGAACAATTAGATTTTGTCTATCCTATGAGATTTCAAAAGAGGATATTGATTATACTATTGAGCAATTGAAATACGCAGTGAATGATATAAGAAGCATTATGAGGAGATGA
- the thiI gene encoding tRNA uracil 4-sulfurtransferase ThiI, producing MDKVISVSLGEIILKGLNRKYFEDKLVKQIRKAINDIGFDKIYKEQGKIYIEAAESNFPQMINRLKKVFGLVYISPCIRVEKDMDKIGLASIEVIKDKLSSNPFSTFKVETNRADKKFPATSPEVSREMGGVILRNFNNLKVDVHNPDVYLYIDIKQNGSYIYTDRVKGYGGLPLGTNGKALLLLSGGIDSPVAGFMMAKRGVEISCVHYHSYPFTSERAEEKVKDLAQILSRYMGQIKMYSVNLINIQKEINKNCPEDEMTILSRRFMMRIAERIAEQNDYNALITGENLGQVASQTIYGLNVTNRSVNLPVFRPLIGFDKVDIIDVAKDIETYETSIQPFEDCCTVFLPKHPVTRPKVEDIEKSEEVLDVDGLIEDAINNMKIYTI from the coding sequence TTGGATAAGGTTATAAGTGTGAGTCTTGGTGAAATTATATTAAAGGGACTTAATAGAAAATATTTTGAAGACAAATTAGTTAAGCAAATAAGAAAAGCAATTAATGATATAGGGTTTGATAAAATCTATAAGGAACAGGGAAAGATATATATTGAAGCTGCAGAATCTAATTTCCCACAGATGATAAATAGACTTAAGAAGGTATTTGGATTAGTATATATAAGTCCATGTATAAGAGTAGAAAAGGATATGGATAAAATAGGCTTAGCATCAATTGAAGTTATAAAAGATAAACTTAGTAGTAATCCATTTTCAACTTTTAAAGTAGAAACAAATAGAGCTGATAAAAAATTTCCGGCTACATCACCTGAGGTTTCTAGGGAAATGGGAGGCGTTATTCTTAGGAATTTTAATAATCTTAAAGTCGATGTTCACAATCCAGATGTATATTTATATATAGATATAAAACAGAATGGTTCATATATATATACTGATAGAGTCAAGGGATACGGCGGCTTGCCACTTGGTACAAATGGGAAGGCTTTATTGCTTTTATCAGGCGGAATTGATAGTCCTGTAGCTGGATTCATGATGGCTAAACGTGGGGTGGAAATTAGTTGTGTGCATTATCATTCTTATCCATTTACCTCTGAGAGGGCAGAAGAAAAGGTAAAGGATTTAGCACAAATTTTATCAAGATATATGGGTCAAATAAAGATGTATAGTGTAAATTTGATAAATATACAAAAGGAAATAAATAAAAATTGTCCTGAAGATGAGATGACGATTCTCTCTAGAAGATTTATGATGAGAATTGCTGAAAGAATTGCGGAGCAGAATGATTACAATGCATTAATAACTGGAGAGAATCTAGGGCAAGTAGCTAGTCAGACGATCTATGGATTAAATGTTACAAACAGGTCAGTTAATTTACCAGTATTTAGACCTTTAATTGGATTTGATAAAGTTGACATTATTGATGTAGCTAAGGATATAGAAACATACGAAACATCAATTCAACCATTTGAGGATTGTTGTACTGTATTTTTACCAAAACATCCTGTCACAAGACCTAAGGTTGAAGATATAGAAAAATCTGAAGAAGTTTTAGATGTTGATGGTTTAATCGAAGATGCAATAAATAATATGAAGATTTATACAATATAG
- a CDS encoding acyl-CoA dehydratase activase-related protein, producing MKITFPHLGNVYIAGKAFLEELGHEVIPPPVCSRKTLEIGIKNSPEMMCLPFKVFIGNYIESIEKGADTILITGSCGPCRFGLYSLMQRDILRNLGYNVDFIVLDSFKEGFSDFKANISKLIGSTSPAKFSKAAKLAMKLIKMTDNLTQASNYIRAYAINKKEVNKIMDKFYEKAVLTYGANELVNLINNTEEELRSVKINSDLKPLKIGIIGEIYTIIEPFVNLEVERKLGELNVLVDKSLTPTKWFDHHVLSYPFGSKYENTKYKLAKPYIEDMVGGHGRETVGSAIYYKNMGYDGVIQILPLNCMPEIVAKSILKSVSRDLNFPIMTLVVDEMTGEAGFNTRLEAFTDLISKRKEGRRIIVG from the coding sequence TTGAAGATAACATTTCCACACCTAGGTAATGTATATATAGCAGGAAAGGCTTTTTTAGAAGAATTAGGCCATGAGGTAATACCTCCACCAGTTTGTAGTAGAAAGACACTAGAAATAGGCATTAAAAACTCTCCAGAAATGATGTGTCTTCCATTTAAAGTATTCATAGGCAACTATATTGAAAGCATTGAAAAAGGTGCGGATACAATACTAATCACTGGAAGTTGTGGTCCTTGTAGATTTGGATTATATTCTCTTATGCAAAGGGATATTCTTAGAAATTTAGGCTATAATGTAGATTTCATTGTCTTAGATTCATTCAAAGAAGGATTTTCTGATTTTAAAGCTAATATCAGTAAGTTAATTGGCTCAACTTCACCAGCTAAATTTTCTAAGGCTGCAAAGCTAGCAATGAAATTGATTAAGATGACAGACAATTTAACGCAAGCTTCTAATTATATAAGAGCTTACGCTATAAATAAAAAAGAAGTAAATAAAATAATGGATAAATTCTATGAAAAAGCTGTATTGACCTATGGTGCCAATGAGCTTGTTAATTTGATAAATAATACAGAGGAAGAGTTAAGAAGTGTGAAAATAAACAGTGATCTAAAACCATTAAAAATTGGTATTATAGGTGAAATATATACTATAATAGAACCTTTTGTTAATCTAGAAGTTGAAAGAAAACTCGGAGAACTTAATGTATTAGTTGATAAATCTCTTACACCAACTAAATGGTTTGATCACCATGTATTATCCTATCCTTTTGGATCTAAGTATGAAAATACCAAATATAAATTGGCAAAGCCATATATTGAAGATATGGTAGGTGGACATGGTAGAGAAACCGTGGGTAGTGCAATTTATTATAAAAATATGGGGTATGATGGAGTTATTCAAATATTACCTCTTAATTGTATGCCAGAAATAGTAGCAAAAAGTATTTTAAAAAGTGTATCTAGGGATTTAAACTTTCCAATTATGACACTAGTTGTAGATGAGATGACAGGTGAAGCAGGTTTTAATACAAGGTTAGAAGCATTTACGGATTTAATTTCTAAAAGAAAAGAAGGGAGAAGAATAATCGTTGGATAA
- a CDS encoding acyl-CoA dehydratase activase-related protein, with product MIKVGFPRGLYYYDYYPLWKSYFNSLNIEVVSSTKTNKDILNLGIENCVDEACLPIKIFHGHVKYLEDKVDYIFIPKYVSLHKREYNCPKHLGIAHMVYHSIDNLPSLITPKIVLKNKEDFKDAIYSVGRVFTKNKKILDKAYEKALESYEDQLNWIKREITPFMMNNDLESEKIRILILGHPYNIYDDFVNMGILKKLNDQDIEIITSEDVDEKEYREYSDNLRKRIFWTQGRKIIGSVYALIEKKKIDGIIYLSAFGCGLDSVLMHMVEQKSNKHNVPVMTMTFDEQTGEAGFNTRFEAFIDMMKWRSKVEDNISTPR from the coding sequence ATGATAAAAGTTGGTTTTCCAAGAGGATTATATTACTATGATTACTATCCTTTGTGGAAGTCCTATTTCAATAGTCTCAATATTGAAGTTGTATCTTCTACAAAAACAAATAAGGATATATTAAATTTAGGCATTGAAAATTGTGTGGATGAAGCATGCTTACCGATAAAGATATTTCATGGACATGTGAAATACTTAGAGGATAAGGTTGATTATATATTTATTCCTAAATATGTAAGTCTACATAAAAGAGAATATAATTGCCCTAAACATTTAGGTATAGCTCATATGGTATATCATAGCATAGATAATTTACCGTCTTTAATTACCCCTAAAATAGTACTGAAAAACAAAGAAGATTTTAAGGATGCTATTTATTCTGTAGGTAGAGTATTTACTAAAAACAAGAAAATACTAGATAAAGCATATGAAAAGGCATTAGAATCATATGAGGATCAATTGAATTGGATTAAAAGAGAAATAACACCTTTCATGATGAATAACGATTTGGAAAGCGAAAAAATAAGGATATTAATTTTAGGGCATCCATACAATATTTACGATGATTTTGTTAACATGGGAATACTTAAAAAATTAAATGATCAGGATATTGAAATTATAACTTCTGAAGATGTTGATGAAAAAGAGTATAGGGAGTACTCTGACAACCTTAGAAAGAGAATATTTTGGACCCAAGGAAGAAAAATAATTGGTTCAGTATATGCATTAATTGAAAAGAAAAAGATCGATGGGATTATTTATTTAAGTGCTTTTGGTTGTGGCCTAGATTCCGTATTGATGCATATGGTAGAACAAAAATCAAATAAGCATAATGTTCCAGTTATGACTATGACTTTTGATGAACAAACTGGCGAGGCAGGTTTTAATACAAGATTTGAAGCATTTATAGATATGATGAAATGGAGGTCTAAAGTTGAAGATAACATTTCCACACCTAGGTAA
- the potA gene encoding spermidine/putrescine ABC transporter ATP-binding protein, producing MDRQHIVDLNHISMEYGGVTVLDNINLYIKENEFLTLLGPSGCGKTTTLRIIGGFERPTKGNVIFEGKDITEVPPYERQINTVFQKYALFPHLDVFDNIAFGLKIKKLPKSVIKEKVEEMLRLVNLQGFDRRSIDSLSGGQQQRIAIARALVNEPKVLLLDEPLGALDLKLRKEMQNELKNMQKRLGITFIYVTHDQEEALTMSDTIVVMDKGKIQQIGSPIDIYNEPKNAFVAKFIGESNIVDGIMHKDYQVEFSGRVFNCVDKGFAKNELVEIVIRPEDVDIVPSEKGMLTGIVESVTFKGVHYEMLVKNKDIMWMIHSTIAKEVGAQIGMDILPENIHIMKKVTDR from the coding sequence TTGGATAGACAACATATTGTTGATTTAAATCATATTTCCATGGAATATGGAGGAGTAACTGTATTAGATAATATAAATCTATATATAAAAGAAAATGAATTTTTGACTCTATTAGGTCCTAGTGGTTGTGGTAAAACGACTACTCTTCGTATAATTGGTGGATTTGAAAGACCTACTAAAGGTAATGTAATATTTGAAGGTAAAGATATAACAGAAGTTCCGCCATATGAAAGGCAAATAAATACTGTATTTCAAAAATATGCTTTGTTTCCTCATCTAGATGTTTTTGATAATATTGCATTCGGACTAAAAATTAAGAAGTTACCAAAAAGTGTAATCAAGGAAAAGGTTGAAGAAATGCTAAGATTAGTAAATCTTCAAGGGTTTGATAGAAGATCAATAGATTCTCTAAGTGGAGGGCAACAGCAAAGAATTGCTATAGCTAGAGCTTTAGTTAACGAACCTAAGGTGCTGTTGCTTGATGAACCTTTAGGAGCTTTAGATTTAAAACTTAGGAAAGAAATGCAAAACGAGTTAAAAAATATGCAAAAAAGATTAGGAATTACGTTTATATATGTTACACATGATCAGGAAGAAGCCCTTACTATGTCTGATACAATTGTGGTCATGGACAAAGGTAAAATACAACAAATTGGTAGTCCAATAGATATTTATAATGAACCAAAAAATGCTTTTGTAGCCAAATTTATAGGTGAAAGCAACATCGTTGACGGAATTATGCACAAGGATTACCAAGTAGAATTTTCAGGAAGAGTGTTTAATTGTGTTGATAAAGGATTTGCCAAGAACGAACTAGTAGAGATAGTTATAAGACCAGAGGATGTTGATATAGTACCTTCTGAGAAGGGTATGCTAACTGGAATTGTAGAATCGGTTACTTTTAAGGGTGTTCATTATGAAATGCTTGTTAAGAATAAAGACATAATGTGGATGATACATTCTACAATAGCAAAAGAAGTTGGTGCGCAAATAGGCATGGATATACTTCCAGAAAACATTCATATTATGAAGAAGGTGACTGATAGATGA
- a CDS encoding ABC transporter permease, translating to MVDKIVKKLYTFLIFLFLYAPIIVLIVFSFNNSKSRGVWSGFTFKWYIELFNNSQILKALYNTILIAVTTSIISTVAGTIAAIGIFYTSGLSKKIILNLNYMPVLNPDIVTAVSLMTLYRFFKIDFGLLTMLLSHITFCLPYVILSILPKLKQMNKHLPEAAMDLGATPMYALRKVIIPEIMPGIITGGLMAFTLSIDDFVISFFNTGHGVSNLSIEIFSMARRGINPVINALSTLMFIGMLILLLIINKRTDKNIEERG from the coding sequence ATGGTAGATAAAATTGTTAAGAAATTATATACCTTTTTAATATTTTTATTCCTCTACGCTCCAATAATAGTTTTGATTGTATTTTCATTTAATAATTCAAAATCTCGTGGAGTATGGAGTGGATTTACATTTAAGTGGTATATTGAACTGTTTAACAACAGCCAGATATTAAAAGCATTATACAATACTATATTAATAGCTGTAACAACTTCAATAATATCAACAGTTGCTGGAACTATTGCTGCAATAGGTATATTTTATACAAGCGGTTTAAGCAAGAAGATAATATTAAACCTGAATTATATGCCGGTACTAAATCCGGATATAGTAACTGCAGTATCACTTATGACCTTATATCGATTTTTTAAAATTGATTTTGGTTTGTTAACTATGTTGTTGTCACATATCACTTTTTGTTTGCCCTACGTAATATTATCCATACTGCCTAAATTAAAGCAAATGAATAAACATTTGCCAGAAGCAGCAATGGATTTAGGAGCAACTCCTATGTATGCATTAAGAAAGGTAATAATTCCTGAGATAATGCCAGGGATTATTACAGGTGGGCTTATGGCATTTACATTATCCATAGATGATTTTGTAATTAGTTTTTTTAATACAGGACATGGAGTTTCAAACTTAAGCATAGAGATTTTTTCTATGGCAAGAAGGGGAATAAACCCGGTTATTAATGCTTTATCAACTTTGATGTTTATTGGTATGTTAATACTATTGTTGATAATCAATAAAAGAACAGACAAAAATATTGAAGAAAGAGGGTAA
- a CDS encoding XRE family transcriptional regulator — translation MNIGEKIKRLRVKNSLTQEELADRCELTKGFISQVERDLTSPSIATLVDILEGLGTNLKDFFNETVDEKLVFTKDDVFESENSELKYTLKWLIPNAQKNNMEPILFELEPEGRSKEDFPHQGEEFGYVIQGSIYLHVGNEKLKVKKGESFYFKANSNHYITNAGKTKASVIWVSTPPNF, via the coding sequence ATGAATATAGGGGAGAAAATTAAGAGATTGAGGGTAAAGAACTCTCTTACTCAAGAAGAATTAGCGGATAGATGTGAATTGACAAAGGGGTTTATATCTCAGGTTGAAAGAGACCTTACATCACCTTCAATAGCAACTTTGGTTGATATTTTAGAAGGGTTGGGTACGAATCTAAAAGATTTCTTTAATGAAACCGTTGACGAAAAATTAGTATTTACAAAAGATGATGTTTTTGAAAGCGAAAATTCGGAATTAAAATATACTTTGAAATGGTTGATACCTAATGCTCAAAAAAATAATATGGAACCTATATTGTTTGAGTTAGAACCAGAGGGTAGATCCAAAGAAGACTTTCCCCATCAGGGTGAGGAGTTTGGATATGTAATTCAAGGTAGTATTTATCTACATGTTGGGAATGAAAAACTAAAGGTCAAAAAAGGAGAGAGTTTTTATTTTAAAGCTAACTCAAATCACTATATTACAAATGCTGGGAAGACAAAGGCATCGGTTATCTGGGTGAGTACACCACCTAATTTTTAG
- a CDS encoding acyl-CoA dehydratase activase has product MDNYYLGIDVGSVSTNIVLIDENNEPIFKKYLRTQGKPIDMIKVGIKEVAEMYGEDTIQGVGTTGSGRYLASIIIGADEVKNEITSHAVASLTYRPDIKTIIEIGGQDSKIIILRDGIVVDFAMNTVCAAGTGSFLDRQALRLGIDISEFGDLAIQSDNSVRIAGRCAVFAESDMIHKQQLGHNQADIIKGLCQALTRNYLSNVAKGKDLQPPIMFQGGVAANIGIRKSFETELEHEVIIPPNFDVMGAIGAAILGKEKARHQGYTNFKGLDIHKKDYNVKGFECDGCSNSCEVLEIIEDETTLARYGDKCGKWSFNIVSTNH; this is encoded by the coding sequence TTGGATAACTATTATCTAGGTATAGATGTAGGTTCAGTTAGCACAAATATTGTGTTAATAGATGAAAACAATGAACCAATATTTAAGAAGTATTTAAGAACTCAAGGTAAACCAATAGATATGATTAAAGTAGGAATAAAAGAAGTAGCAGAAATGTATGGAGAAGATACCATTCAAGGTGTTGGAACTACAGGAAGTGGAAGATATTTAGCTTCAATAATAATAGGTGCTGATGAGGTAAAAAATGAGATAACGTCCCACGCTGTGGCATCTCTTACTTATAGACCAGATATAAAAACCATAATAGAGATTGGAGGACAGGATTCCAAAATAATAATACTTAGGGATGGAATTGTAGTTGATTTTGCCATGAATACAGTATGTGCAGCAGGTACTGGTTCATTTCTAGATAGGCAAGCACTTAGACTAGGTATTGATATCAGTGAATTTGGTGATTTAGCTATACAATCTGATAATTCTGTCAGAATAGCAGGACGATGCGCAGTATTTGCTGAATCTGATATGATACATAAGCAACAACTTGGGCATAATCAAGCTGATATTATAAAAGGTTTGTGTCAAGCACTAACTAGAAATTATCTAAGTAATGTTGCAAAGGGTAAGGATCTACAACCTCCCATTATGTTTCAGGGAGGAGTAGCTGCAAATATAGGTATTAGAAAATCCTTTGAGACAGAATTAGAGCATGAAGTTATAATACCTCCTAATTTTGATGTTATGGGGGCTATAGGAGCTGCAATCTTAGGGAAGGAAAAAGCGAGGCATCAAGGATATACTAACTTCAAAGGATTAGATATACACAAGAAAGATTATAATGTGAAAGGTTTTGAATGTGATGGATGTTCAAATTCGTGTGAGGTATTAGAGATAATAGAAGATGAAACCACACTTGCCAGATATGGCGATAAGTGTGGTAAATGGTCATTTAATATTGTTTCAACGAATCATTAA
- a CDS encoding ribonuclease H-like domain-containing protein, with amino-acid sequence MKEIAQEFSRDINYKKYFQDKNICFMDIETTGLDRSRNSIYLIGIQYYDKEKQLWALKQIFAESIKEEKELLIKISKILPLYDEIITYNGESFDIPFINRRLSAFEIPYSIDISKSMDIFRLVKKNKNYLGLENLKLKTLERYLGLYRDDLFTGKDCIDFYFDYIKSRNEALLNKIMLHNYEDLYYMIDILGIIDIINEKKTFNLNHNESELSIMIDDIVINGDQLLVNGFALNHNSIQLIHYDTDFKYIIDSNGKFEFAIDCFQGMVSPTEKGFYINKNNLVLSKDIIDSTKYELPKNILLLKVAQEYCIRNIKSLMTIIINDSLKQY; translated from the coding sequence TTGAAAGAAATAGCACAAGAATTTAGTAGAGATATTAATTACAAAAAATATTTTCAAGATAAAAATATATGCTTTATGGATATTGAAACTACGGGGTTAGATAGAAGTAGAAATAGTATTTATCTAATAGGTATTCAATATTATGACAAAGAAAAACAACTCTGGGCACTAAAACAAATATTTGCAGAAAGTATAAAAGAAGAAAAAGAACTATTAATTAAAATATCTAAAATATTGCCTTTATATGATGAAATTATTACCTACAATGGAGAATCCTTCGATATCCCCTTTATAAATCGTAGACTTTCTGCATTTGAAATTCCTTATTCTATAGATATCAGCAAATCTATGGATATATTTAGATTAGTAAAGAAAAATAAAAACTATCTTGGTTTAGAGAATTTGAAGCTGAAGACCTTAGAAAGATATTTAGGACTATATAGAGATGACTTGTTTACTGGTAAGGATTGTATAGACTTTTATTTTGATTATATTAAATCTAGGAATGAAGCTCTCCTTAATAAAATCATGCTTCATAATTATGAAGACTTATATTATATGATAGATATCTTAGGGATAATCGATATTATAAATGAGAAAAAAACATTTAATCTTAATCATAATGAAAGTGAACTAAGTATTATGATTGATGATATTGTTATTAATGGAGATCAATTATTAGTAAATGGATTTGCATTAAATCACAATTCTATACAGCTAATTCACTATGATACGGATTTTAAGTATATTATAGACAGTAATGGAAAATTTGAGTTTGCAATTGATTGTTTTCAAGGCATGGTATCTCCTACTGAAAAAGGATTTTATATTAATAAGAATAATTTAGTACTATCTAAAGACATTATAGATAGTACTAAATATGAATTGCCAAAGAATATCTTACTATTAAAGGTTGCGCAAGAATATTGCATAAGAAATATTAAGTCTTTAATGACAATTATAATTAATGATTCGTTGAAACAATATTAA
- a CDS encoding ABC transporter permease, whose product MKLKRFSIPYILWLIIFIVIPLFLIVSYAFSIGDSQHISTFKFSLENFERFISSPIYIKVLIRSVRLALVSTIVCLALGYPIAYIISKEKPKKRNVMILMFVIPMWMNFLLRTYAWLTLLGKGGIINIFITKLGFQPLDLLYNDTSVLLGMVYNFLPFMVLPIFSVLTKIDIRLIEAAEDLGANKIKTFMKVIFPLSLPGVITGISMVFIPAVSTFIISSLLGGNKANLIGNIIEQQFRYTGDWHFGSAMSIILMIFILLTMALTSKFDKEKEGEGGGLW is encoded by the coding sequence ATGAAGTTAAAGAGGTTCTCGATTCCATATATATTGTGGTTAATCATATTTATTGTTATACCTTTATTCTTAATAGTTTCATATGCATTTTCTATCGGAGACAGCCAACATATTAGTACATTCAAATTTAGTTTGGAGAATTTTGAAAGATTTATCTCTTCTCCAATATATATCAAAGTGTTAATAAGGTCAGTTAGATTGGCATTGGTTTCAACTATAGTATGTTTGGCTTTAGGATATCCAATAGCATATATAATTTCCAAGGAAAAGCCAAAAAAAAGGAATGTAATGATTTTAATGTTTGTTATACCAATGTGGATGAACTTTCTTTTGAGAACATATGCTTGGCTTACTTTATTGGGAAAAGGTGGAATTATAAATATTTTTATTACTAAGCTAGGATTTCAACCGCTAGATTTATTATATAATGATACATCTGTTTTGTTAGGAATGGTTTATAACTTCTTACCATTTATGGTTTTACCTATTTTTTCTGTACTGACTAAAATTGATATTAGGTTAATAGAAGCTGCGGAAGACCTGGGAGCAAACAAAATCAAAACCTTCATGAAGGTTATTTTTCCATTGAGTCTACCTGGCGTAATCACAGGGATCTCAATGGTATTTATACCGGCAGTAAGTACATTTATAATATCAAGTTTATTAGGTGGAAATAAGGCAAACTTAATAGGTAATATAATTGAACAACAATTTAGATATACTGGTGATTGGCATTTCGGATCAGCTATGTCAATTATTTTGATGATTTTCATATTGCTTACTATGGCTTTAACATCTAAATTTGATAAAGAAAAAGAAGGAGAGGGTGGAGGATTATGGTAG
- a CDS encoding asparaginase encodes MTNKVLVIFTGGTIAMKIDPNLHAAIPALNADEIISTVTNIKNYADIEVLNFCNLPSPHITPGLMMKLANVVKKNISRDDITGIIITHGTDTLEETAFLLDMVVKSEKPIIVIGAMRNHSELGYDGSSNLSAAICTAISSKSRNKGVLVVMNNEVNAASEVTKTNTLSLDTFKSPEFGPLGIVDNDEVIFYREKTISQFIDTNILEEKVALIKCGPGMESDIFNFYINAGYKGIVIEALGRGNVPPAMMPGVIKAIQNKIPVVMVSRCYTGRVLDTYGYEGGGRNLRDVGVLFGGFLPGQKARIKLMIILGKTQDLNEIKELFEYNVR; translated from the coding sequence ATGACTAATAAGGTACTAGTTATCTTTACTGGTGGTACTATAGCAATGAAAATAGACCCAAATCTTCATGCAGCAATACCCGCATTAAATGCTGACGAGATAATTTCAACAGTAACAAATATTAAAAATTATGCTGATATCGAGGTTCTAAATTTTTGTAATTTACCTAGTCCACACATAACTCCAGGATTAATGATGAAGCTTGCAAATGTGGTAAAGAAGAATATTTCAAGAGATGATATTACAGGAATTATCATTACCCATGGAACTGACACTTTAGAAGAAACAGCATTTCTATTAGATATGGTAGTAAAATCGGAAAAACCTATTATTGTAATAGGGGCTATGAGAAATCATTCGGAGTTAGGATATGATGGTTCAAGTAATTTATCAGCTGCAATATGTACTGCTATATCTTCTAAATCACGTAACAAAGGTGTATTAGTAGTTATGAATAATGAGGTAAATGCTGCAAGTGAAGTTACTAAAACTAATACCTTATCCCTTGATACTTTTAAATCGCCTGAATTCGGGCCTTTGGGAATTGTGGATAATGATGAGGTTATATTTTATAGAGAAAAAACAATAAGCCAATTTATAGATACTAATATTTTAGAGGAAAAGGTCGCTCTAATCAAATGTGGTCCTGGGATGGAATCAGACATTTTTAATTTTTATATTAATGCTGGATATAAGGGAATAGTAATTGAAGCACTTGGTCGAGGAAATGTTCCACCAGCAATGATGCCTGGAGTAATAAAAGCAATTCAAAACAAAATACCAGTCGTAATGGTATCAAGATGCTATACAGGAAGAGTATTAGATACATATGGTTATGAAGGTGGTGGAAGGAACTTAAGAGATGTTGGAGTCCTATTTGGTGGATTTTTACCAGGTCAGAAGGCAAGAATAAAATTAATGATTATCTTGGGAAAAACTCAAGATTTAAATGAGATAAAGGAGCTATTTGAATATAATGTTAGATGA